One Thermosipho japonicus DNA window includes the following coding sequences:
- a CDS encoding arsenic resistance protein, which produces MQVLMKISSNLKKYLIFYSIGAIILGWYLGVQFSNFAMGYKAVFSKLIVFFVFFMIYPMMININWLKVKNIAKDPKAVLMSIFYNYILTPIIAFILAKLFIHDEELFLGFLLVMLIPVSSSSVGYTGIVKGSIEVASIAQAINFLLIPVLTPIYFHFIGKGVSIPIPMGQILKSLLYVVILPIVLGAITRWGLIKAKDENILIKLKPLFSFITLISMLFIIFTIFFLKGKMLLTKVHLVIILGIITLIYLIIALLLETYLNRKIGLSYEEHMGIVFLSTGKNNGTAVAIASLAFGPMVAIPAAVLPIFQIIFLIAYIHMENLIRKYFKNN; this is translated from the coding sequence TTGCAAGTTTTAATGAAGATTTCGTCTAATTTAAAAAAATATCTTATATTTTATTCAATTGGTGCTATAATTTTAGGTTGGTATTTGGGAGTACAATTTTCAAATTTTGCGATGGGTTATAAAGCAGTATTTAGTAAATTAATTGTTTTCTTTGTATTTTTCATGATCTACCCCATGATGATTAATATTAACTGGTTAAAAGTGAAAAATATAGCAAAGGATCCTAAAGCAGTATTAATGAGCATTTTCTATAATTATATTTTAACTCCAATAATTGCTTTTATTTTAGCTAAGTTATTTATTCACGACGAAGAATTGTTTCTTGGATTTCTGCTTGTAATGCTAATACCAGTAAGTTCTTCTAGTGTTGGTTATACAGGAATTGTTAAGGGGAGTATTGAAGTTGCATCAATTGCTCAAGCGATAAATTTTTTGTTAATTCCAGTTTTGACACCTATATATTTTCATTTTATTGGAAAAGGAGTAAGTATACCAATCCCAATGGGACAAATACTTAAATCATTATTGTATGTAGTAATTTTACCTATTGTTTTGGGAGCTATTACACGTTGGGGATTAATAAAGGCAAAAGATGAAAATATTTTGATTAAATTAAAACCTTTGTTTTCGTTCATTACGTTAATTTCAATGTTATTTATAATATTTACCATATTTTTCTTAAAAGGAAAAATGTTATTGACAAAAGTTCATTTAGTAATTATATTGGGAATTATAACTTTGATCTATTTAATAATAGCTCTTTTATTGGAAACATATTTGAATAGAAAAATAGGGTTATCATATGAAGAACATATGGGAATAGTTTTTTTAAGTACGGGCAAAAATAATGGCACAGCAGTTGCTATTGCATCACTTGCTTTTGGTCCTATGGTAGCTATTCCTGCCGCAGTCCTTCCAATTTTTCAGATAATTTTTCTTATAGCATATATTCACATGGAAAATTTGATAAGAAAGTATTTTAAAAATAATTAG
- a CDS encoding sulfite exporter TauE/SafE family protein: MIILGFILFGVTLVLSMLGKGGGEFFVPIFLAAGIPYQQAASASLFILMVSGLIMMLVFHKKTLIDWNVGLILILSVASGSFFGGFISASINEVVLKITFSVLLIISAFFIARPKKRSIVNFGIKIKRKCCGESYEIPILIIIPIVFVIGFIAGMVGISGGGLIVPLLIIIGNMPMRISFATNSLMVLFSATTGFIGRGISTDINWKFNIVMALFAAIGSLIGSHFSTKVKIENLKKIFVFVLVFASVWMFVKTLVG, translated from the coding sequence ATGATTATACTAGGGTTTATTTTGTTTGGAGTTACTTTAGTGCTTTCAATGTTGGGAAAAGGTGGGGGAGAATTTTTTGTTCCAATTTTTTTAGCAGCGGGTATACCGTATCAGCAAGCTGCTTCAGCTTCTTTATTTATTTTAATGGTTTCAGGATTAATTATGATGTTAGTTTTTCATAAAAAAACGCTCATTGATTGGAATGTTGGGTTAATTTTAATTCTTTCTGTTGCTTCCGGATCTTTTTTTGGTGGATTTATCTCAGCAAGTATAAATGAAGTTGTATTAAAAATTACCTTTTCAGTTTTGCTTATAATTTCAGCTTTCTTTATTGCAAGGCCAAAAAAGAGGTCAATTGTTAATTTTGGAATAAAAATCAAAAGAAAATGTTGTGGAGAAAGCTATGAAATTCCAATATTAATAATTATTCCAATAGTATTTGTTATAGGCTTTATAGCAGGTATGGTTGGTATTTCAGGTGGAGGCTTGATCGTGCCTTTGCTTATAATCATAGGTAATATGCCAATGAGGATTTCATTTGCGACAAATTCTTTGATGGTTTTGTTTTCAGCAACTACAGGATTTATTGGTAGGGGAATTTCAACAGATATTAACTGGAAATTTAATATAGTTATGGCTTTGTTTGCTGCTATTGGATCTTTAATTGGTTCGCACTTTTCTACTAAAGTAAAAATAGAAAATCTAAAGAAAATATTTGTTTTCGTACTTGTATTTGCATCTGTTTGGATGTTTGTAAAAACTTTGGTTGGATAA